The proteins below are encoded in one region of Peptoniphilus sp. GNH:
- a CDS encoding ABC transporter ATP-binding protein, whose amino-acid sequence MEIKHLFFSYGKNVVIKDLSLKIEKEKITTLLGANGCGKSTLFKLITRVEKPKMGLISLDGKNIKNIERREFAKKVAIVRQKNQIAGDIKVEELVAYGRNPYVGFMQKPSLEDKQKINEAIEVCGLEKIRKERVNSLSGGQVQRAWIAMAIAQDSEILLLDEPTTYLDIKYQVEILKLIKDLNKNLGKTIIMVLHDINQSIEYSDTIVGMMNGRIEFQGKAKEVLTSEKISKIYDTKLKIMDIEDRKYVLAED is encoded by the coding sequence ATGGAAATTAAACATCTGTTTTTCTCCTATGGCAAAAATGTGGTAATAAAAGATCTGAGTTTGAAAATCGAAAAAGAAAAAATAACGACCCTGCTAGGAGCCAATGGCTGTGGCAAATCCACCCTTTTTAAGTTGATAACAAGAGTAGAAAAACCCAAAATGGGCCTCATAAGCCTAGATGGCAAAAATATAAAAAATATAGAAAGAAGGGAATTTGCAAAAAAAGTAGCCATAGTAAGACAAAAAAACCAAATCGCAGGAGACATAAAAGTTGAAGAACTAGTAGCCTATGGCAGAAACCCATATGTAGGATTTATGCAAAAGCCTAGCCTGGAAGACAAGCAAAAAATAAACGAAGCAATAGAAGTTTGCGGATTAGAAAAAATACGAAAAGAAAGAGTCAACTCACTTTCGGGAGGTCAGGTTCAAAGAGCGTGGATTGCAATGGCAATAGCTCAAGATAGCGAAATTCTGCTTTTAGACGAGCCAACAACCTATCTGGACATCAAATACCAAGTAGAAATATTAAAACTCATAAAAGATTTAAATAAAAACTTAGGCAAAACCATCATCATGGTACTTCACGACATCAATCAGTCCATAGAATACTCGGACACAATAGTAGGCATGATGAACGGGAGAATAGAATTTCAAGGCAAAGCAAAAGAAGTCTTAACATCAGAAAAAATTAGCAAGATATACGACACCAAACTAAAAATCATGGACATAGAAGACAGAAAATATGTCCTTGCAGAAGATTAA
- the isdE gene encoding heme ABC transporter substrate-binding protein IsdE, whose product MNKIKKLLILFSLCLMLSACVNQNVGKKSGDGQIKIAATSMATVYIMEKLNIDLVAVPDSDIDKMPERYKDVPKVGMAMTPDIEKLKQLNPDYVFSPVSLISDLLPKYKAANLDYGFLNLNNIDGMYKSIEDLGKLLDRKKEADELIADYKKFIKDYKENHKDKKAPRVLVLMGLPGSYVVATENSYAGSLIKLAGAENVYEGTDQQFITINTEDMLKKDPDMILRTAHALPEDVMAMFKKDFAENDIWKHFRAVKENQVYDLDYKKFGMSAKFNYKEALDDLEKLFYSNENKQIETNKGDGK is encoded by the coding sequence ATGAATAAAATAAAAAAACTTCTGATTTTATTCTCGCTTTGCCTAATGCTTTCAGCTTGTGTAAATCAAAACGTAGGCAAAAAGAGTGGCGATGGTCAAATAAAAATAGCGGCAACATCTATGGCGACAGTTTACATAATGGAAAAACTGAACATAGACTTGGTAGCCGTCCCCGACTCCGACATAGATAAGATGCCTGAAAGGTACAAGGACGTACCCAAGGTAGGCATGGCAATGACACCTGATATAGAAAAATTAAAACAACTAAATCCAGACTATGTATTTTCGCCTGTATCTTTAATATCAGACTTGCTGCCGAAATACAAGGCGGCAAATTTGGACTATGGATTTTTAAACCTAAACAATATAGATGGCATGTATAAATCCATAGAAGATTTAGGCAAGCTTTTAGACAGAAAAAAAGAAGCTGATGAGCTAATAGCTGATTATAAAAAATTCATAAAAGACTACAAAGAAAATCATAAGGACAAAAAAGCGCCTCGAGTTTTAGTCTTGATGGGACTGCCAGGCTCCTATGTAGTCGCAACTGAAAATTCCTACGCAGGAAGCCTAATAAAATTGGCGGGAGCAGAAAATGTCTACGAAGGCACCGATCAACAATTCATAACAATAAATACCGAAGACATGTTAAAGAAAGATCCAGACATGATATTAAGGACAGCACATGCCTTGCCCGAAGATGTAATGGCAATGTTTAAAAAAGACTTTGCAGAAAATGACATTTGGAAGCACTTCAGAGCCGTAAAAGAAAATCAAGTCTATGACCTAGACTATAAAAAATTTGGTATGAGTGCAAAATTCAACTACAAGGAAGCTCTGGATGACTTAGAAAAATTATTCTATTCAAATGAGAACAAGCAAATAGAAACAAATAAAGGAGATGGCAAATGA
- a CDS encoding S-layer homology domain-containing protein: protein MNKIKRIISATLVGIMIIPSAVSAFQTAPVENINPIIQTVELREAANKADIPSIKYEAMPLIDENDAMNAGIKGLWENGKFKYTKEEYNKMLAARYKDNNSLFNVEIGVNPYYEVEIKDNKANLTVSYVNNVMGEESPEEYGLVKIDDDEDIIYKTADGNSQPVEILDAEEFTLDPARDEYGERITKIRLDNVPLSKLGDANQFIYLENARYVRCYSEWEDLKVDAKPAKGEESTENMYGIFNFDLNKMVLVESAKPGLNKATLQEKVNEAKAIEQGKKTDEAFAKLKAAIAAAEETLKTATDQKALNQGVATLQAAVEAFKTSEDVKIPVEDGIYTAPVRVDHAYDLGKQSMANGAIEHTAKVVYRGDKVTLELTFNGMDLMKMKGHLTNLFFYKDNKDPKNNNDVIEAEVIKTQLDLGLDGKKHNYPQIFKYTMDKSVFEASDFLWIKVWVDAMDAIASIGEPTVIPGKGAQNAKIVIDKTNFTKVILNTQDLSNAIKAAKEIVKGNKKVEEFNILQSVITEAEKVLKEATDQDDLDKEVTTLKAAVEDFKASEDVKLPTEDGIYLASVEIGHASNPGQKSMANGAIEHIAKLILKEDKVKVELTFKGMDLSGMKGHLTNLFYFENNQDPRSGGRAVETKIEKNFTDMGLDGQEKEFPQVFSFTMDRNLFEASEFLWCRVWVDAMDFIMGGPGKGAQEARIIINKEHLQKVVLNTEALTKEIAAAKEIVKGKKTEEAFKKLKAAITAAEETLKTATDQEALNQGVATLKAAVETFNNSPNVLEKEALTKEIAEAKKIEQGKKTDEAFKKLKAAIAAAEETLKTATDQEALNQGVATLKAAVETFNNSPNVLEKEALTKEIAEAKKIEQGKKTDEAFKKLKAAITAAEETLKTATDQEALNQGVATLKAAVETFNNSPNVLEKEALTKEIAEAKKIEQGKKTEEAFNTLKAAIAAAEETLKTATDQEALNQGVSTLKAAVETFKNSPNVLEKEALTKEIAAAKEIVKGKKTEEAFKKLKKAITAAEETLKTATDQEALNQAVATLKAAVETFKNSPNVLEKEALTKEIAEAKKIEQGKKTDEAFSKLKKAIAAAEKVLGEATEQTQLDEAVKALKTAVKAFKESADKVEPQAPLKKEALTKEIAEAKKIEQGKKTDEAFKKLKAAIAAAEKVLGEATEQTQLDEAATTLKAAVETFNNSPDKKVTPTPTPTPTPQPDPKPTPNYPSYPSYPRDNSTTAGSTTKPTADKGTKNAETKSPAKEVKREAQNSKADNFTDIEGHWAKEAIKYVVNKGYFQGVNDREFAPNKGITRGQLVTVLGRILNIDKTAFKSNNFKDVKADAYYAPYIAWAESVGITKGRGNGSFDPDKEITREEMAVMMVKFLKLSGKKINVKGTASAFKDDTNIESWAKDAVVEMAKLGLVKGMEDGSFSPKTQFTRAQVAQILYNIDKN, encoded by the coding sequence ATGAATAAAATAAAAAGAATAATATCGGCAACACTTGTCGGAATTATGATAATCCCTTCAGCAGTATCAGCATTCCAGACAGCACCTGTGGAGAATATAAACCCGATAATTCAAACAGTTGAGCTACGAGAAGCAGCAAATAAGGCAGATATTCCATCGATCAAGTATGAAGCAATGCCTCTTATTGATGAAAATGACGCAATGAATGCAGGTATAAAAGGGCTTTGGGAAAATGGAAAGTTTAAATACACCAAAGAAGAATATAATAAGATGCTTGCGGCTCGTTATAAAGATAACAACAGTCTTTTTAACGTGGAAATAGGAGTTAATCCATATTACGAAGTTGAAATTAAAGACAATAAAGCAAATCTTACAGTATCTTATGTAAACAATGTAATGGGAGAAGAAAGTCCCGAAGAATATGGTTTAGTAAAAATAGATGACGATGAAGACATCATATATAAAACTGCCGATGGAAACTCACAGCCTGTCGAAATACTGGATGCAGAAGAGTTTACTTTAGACCCGGCTAGAGACGAGTATGGAGAGAGAATTACAAAGATAAGACTTGATAATGTACCTTTGTCTAAACTTGGAGATGCAAATCAATTCATATATCTTGAAAATGCCAGATATGTACGTTGCTATAGTGAGTGGGAAGATCTAAAAGTTGATGCCAAACCGGCCAAAGGGGAAGAGTCTACTGAAAACATGTATGGCATTTTTAACTTTGACTTGAATAAAATGGTCCTTGTGGAGAGTGCAAAACCTGGCTTAAATAAAGCTACCCTACAAGAAAAGGTCAATGAAGCTAAGGCTATTGAACAAGGCAAGAAGACAGACGAAGCCTTCGCCAAACTTAAAGCAGCAATCGCAGCAGCAGAAGAAACATTAAAAACTGCAACAGATCAAAAAGCTTTAAACCAAGGAGTAGCGACACTACAGGCAGCAGTAGAGGCTTTTAAAACAAGTGAAGACGTAAAGATTCCGGTAGAAGACGGAATATACACCGCACCTGTGAGAGTGGATCATGCATATGACCTGGGAAAGCAATCTATGGCAAACGGTGCAATAGAACACACTGCAAAAGTAGTCTACAGAGGAGACAAAGTTACACTTGAACTTACATTTAATGGCATGGATCTAATGAAAATGAAAGGCCATTTGACAAACCTCTTCTTTTACAAAGACAACAAAGACCCCAAAAATAATAATGATGTAATAGAAGCGGAAGTAATAAAGACACAGTTGGACCTTGGCTTAGACGGTAAAAAGCATAATTATCCCCAAATATTCAAATACACAATGGACAAAAGTGTATTTGAAGCATCAGACTTCTTATGGATCAAAGTTTGGGTAGATGCAATGGATGCTATTGCTTCAATAGGAGAACCAACTGTTATTCCGGGGAAAGGAGCACAAAACGCCAAGATAGTAATAGACAAGACCAACTTCACAAAAGTTATTTTAAATACACAAGACTTGTCAAATGCAATCAAAGCGGCAAAAGAGATAGTTAAAGGCAATAAAAAAGTAGAAGAATTTAACATACTTCAAAGCGTAATTACAGAAGCTGAAAAGGTATTAAAAGAAGCAACGGACCAAGATGATTTGGACAAAGAAGTAACAACACTTAAGGCAGCAGTAGAAGACTTTAAAGCAAGTGAAGACGTAAAGCTCCCGACAGAAGACGGAATATATTTGGCATCTGTGGAAATAGGACACGCATCCAATCCTGGACAAAAATCCATGGCAAACGGTGCGATAGAACACATTGCAAAACTAATTTTAAAAGAAGACAAAGTAAAAGTAGAGCTTACATTTAAAGGCATGGATCTAAGCGGAATGAAAGGTCACTTGACAAATCTGTTCTATTTTGAAAATAACCAAGATCCAAGAAGTGGTGGACGTGCAGTAGAAACAAAAATAGAAAAAAACTTTACAGACATGGGTCTGGACGGACAAGAGAAAGAGTTCCCACAAGTCTTCAGTTTCACAATGGACAGAAATCTATTTGAAGCATCGGAATTCTTATGGTGCAGAGTTTGGGTAGATGCAATGGACTTTATAATGGGCGGCCCCGGAAAAGGAGCACAAGAAGCAAGAATAATTATAAATAAAGAGCATCTTCAAAAAGTTGTTTTAAATACAGAAGCTTTAACAAAAGAAATTGCAGCGGCAAAAGAAATAGTTAAAGGCAAGAAAACAGAAGAAGCATTTAAAAAACTTAAAGCAGCAATAACAGCAGCAGAAGAAACATTAAAAACTGCAACAGATCAAGAAGCTTTAAACCAAGGAGTAGCGACACTAAAAGCAGCAGTAGAAACCTTTAACAACAGTCCTAATGTATTAGAAAAAGAAGCTTTAACAAAAGAAATAGCAGAAGCTAAGAAGATTGAACAAGGCAAGAAAACAGACGAAGCATTTAAAAAACTTAAAGCAGCAATCGCAGCAGCAGAAGAAACATTAAAAACTGCAACAGATCAAGAAGCTTTAAACCAAGGAGTAGCGACACTAAAAGCAGCAGTAGAAACCTTTAACAACAGTCCTAATGTATTAGAAAAAGAAGCTTTAACAAAAGAAATAGCAGAAGCTAAGAAGATTGAACAAGGCAAGAAGACAGACGAAGCATTTAAAAAACTTAAAGCAGCAATAACAGCAGCAGAAGAAACATTGAAAACTGCAACAGATCAAGAAGCTTTAAACCAAGGAGTAGCGACACTAAAAGCAGCAGTAGAAACCTTTAACAACAGTCCTAATGTATTAGAAAAAGAAGCTTTAACAAAAGAAATAGCAGAAGCTAAGAAGATTGAACAAGGCAAGAAGACAGAAGAAGCATTTAATACCCTTAAAGCAGCAATCGCAGCAGCAGAAGAAACATTAAAAACTGCAACAGATCAAGAAGCTTTAAACCAAGGAGTATCGACATTAAAAGCAGCAGTAGAAACCTTTAAAAACAGTCCTAATGTATTAGAAAAAGAAGCTTTAACAAAAGAAATAGCAGCGGCAAAAGAAATAGTTAAAGGCAAGAAAACAGAAGAAGCATTTAAAAAACTTAAAAAAGCAATAACAGCAGCAGAAGAAACATTAAAAACTGCAACAGATCAAGAAGCTTTAAACCAAGCAGTAGCGACACTAAAAGCAGCAGTAGAAACCTTTAAAAATAGTCCTAATGTATTAGAAAAAGAAGCTTTAACAAAAGAAATAGCAGAAGCTAAGAAGATTGAACAAGGCAAGAAAACAGACGAAGCATTTAGCAAACTTAAAAAAGCAATCGCAGCAGCAGAAAAAGTATTAGGTGAAGCAACAGAGCAAACTCAATTAGATGAAGCGGTTAAAGCATTAAAAACAGCAGTAAAAGCCTTTAAAGAAAGTGCAGATAAAGTTGAACCACAAGCACCACTAAAAAAAGAAGCTTTAACAAAAGAAATAGCAGAAGCTAAGAAGATTGAACAAGGCAAGAAAACAGACGAAGCATTTAAAAAACTTAAAGCAGCAATCGCAGCAGCAGAAAAAGTATTAGGGGAAGCAACAGAGCAAACCCAACTAGATGAAGCAGCAACTACATTAAAAGCAGCAGTAGAAACCTTTAACAACAGTCCGGACAAGAAGGTAACACCGACACCTACACCTACACCTACACCGCAACCGGATCCGAAGCCGACACCTAATTATCCAAGCTACCCATCATACCCGAGGGATAATTCCACAACAGCGGGTTCAACTACCAAGCCGACAGCGGATAAAGGTACAAAGAACGCAGAAACAAAATCACCTGCCAAAGAAGTAAAAAGAGAAGCACAAAATAGTAAGGCTGACAACTTCACAGACATTGAAGGCCACTGGGCAAAAGAAGCCATCAAATATGTAGTCAACAAAGGCTACTTCCAAGGAGTAAATGATAGGGAATTTGCACCGAACAAAGGCATCACAAGAGGACAACTTGTAACGGTACTTGGAAGAATATTAAACATCGACAAGACAGCATTTAAATCAAATAATTTCAAAGACGTCAAAGCAGATGCATACTACGCACCATATATAGCTTGGGCGGAAAGCGTCGGCATAACCAAGGGTAGAGGAAACGGAAGCTTTGACCCGGACAAAGAAATCACAAGAGAAGAAATGGCAGTTATGATGGTTAAATTCTTAAAGCTTTCAGGCAAAAAAATAAATGTCAAGGGAACTGCAAGTGCATTTAAAGACGACACAAATATAGAATCTTGGGCAAAAGATGCAGTAGTAGAAATGGCTAAACTTGGACTTGTAAAAGGCATGGAAGATGGAAGCTTCTCACCCAAGACACAATTTACAAGAGCACAAGTAGCACAAATTCTATACAACATAGACAAGAACTAA
- a CDS encoding flavodoxin family protein, giving the protein MKGLIIYSSRTGNTKRMAEKIYQVLKEKHQMIIRDMKDLKDTENCDFILLGAWIDRGTLETKALKLLKTIENKKIGLFATLGAMPDSEHGKKVIKNLENLLIDRDSLGQYICPGLVDPKMIEKLKGITGLVVPKKIKEKMIETSLKSREATEEELLKAANYFAENIKQLAN; this is encoded by the coding sequence TTGAAGGGACTAATAATATATTCATCAAGAACGGGCAATACAAAAAGAATGGCGGAAAAAATTTATCAAGTCTTAAAAGAGAAACACCAGATGATAATAAGAGATATGAAAGATTTAAAAGACACAGAAAATTGTGACTTTATACTCTTGGGTGCGTGGATAGACAGAGGAACATTAGAAACAAAAGCACTAAAGTTATTAAAAACAATAGAAAACAAAAAAATTGGACTCTTTGCCACTCTAGGAGCCATGCCAGACTCAGAACATGGAAAGAAGGTGATAAAAAACTTAGAGAATCTTTTAATAGACAGGGATTCCTTGGGACAATACATATGCCCAGGCCTAGTTGACCCCAAGATGATAGAAAAACTAAAAGGGATAACAGGTCTTGTAGTGCCGAAGAAGATTAAAGAAAAAATGATAGAAACAAGCCTTAAATCAAGAGAGGCGACAGAAGAAGAACTATTAAAAGCTGCAAACTATTTTGCAGAGAATATAAAACAGTTAGCAAACTAA
- a CDS encoding iron ABC transporter permease: MKKGKIIRAYLISILILLGLILYSAKTGSIEMTFGKLIRGLFIEYDADVATVYDLRFPRIIISIIAGASLATSGVLLQAVMQNPLTDPGIIGISSAASLAASLGMIIFPSLYALSPAFSVTGGLIAYLLIYSLAWNGGSNPIKLILVGVALNMTLMGINEAIKSMMGGNLTNVQSIIEGNVAQKTWADVKIMAIYGIIFLILALFTIRTANLLQLEDQTAKSLGVNVNRDRFILALIAIILASVSTAIVGVIGFLGLVVPHIARIILGSNHKNLIPYSMILGAITLLLSDTLGRVIAYPYEIKPSVVMTVVGGIFFITLLKIGGKNYGN; encoded by the coding sequence ATGAAAAAGGGTAAAATCATCAGAGCCTATCTCATATCAATACTAATTCTATTAGGCTTAATACTCTATTCAGCCAAAACTGGCTCCATAGAGATGACTTTTGGAAAATTAATAAGAGGTCTATTCATAGAATACGATGCAGACGTGGCAACAGTTTATGACCTAAGATTTCCGAGGATAATAATATCAATCATAGCCGGAGCATCACTAGCAACATCCGGAGTATTATTGCAAGCTGTAATGCAAAACCCACTTACAGATCCAGGCATCATAGGCATATCATCAGCAGCAAGCTTAGCAGCAAGCCTTGGCATGATAATTTTTCCAAGTCTCTATGCCCTAAGCCCGGCTTTTTCTGTGACGGGAGGTCTTATAGCCTACCTTCTCATCTATTCCCTAGCTTGGAATGGAGGGAGCAATCCGATAAAACTAATCCTAGTTGGAGTCGCTTTAAATATGACCCTCATGGGAATCAATGAAGCAATAAAATCCATGATGGGAGGCAATCTTACAAATGTCCAATCAATAATCGAGGGAAATGTAGCCCAAAAGACTTGGGCAGACGTAAAAATCATGGCAATATACGGAATAATTTTTCTGATATTAGCTCTTTTTACTATAAGGACAGCGAACCTACTCCAACTAGAAGACCAAACAGCCAAATCCCTAGGTGTAAATGTGAACCGAGACAGATTCATCCTAGCCTTAATAGCCATAATACTCGCTTCTGTATCAACAGCAATAGTAGGCGTAATAGGATTTTTGGGTCTAGTAGTACCACATATAGCAAGGATAATACTCGGATCCAATCACAAGAATCTCATACCTTACTCAATGATACTAGGAGCAATAACCCTCCTCTTATCAGATACACTCGGACGAGTGATAGCCTATCCCTATGAGATAAAACCGTCGGTAGTCATGACAGTGGTAGGCGGGATTTTCTTTATAACACTTCTGAAAATAGGAGGAAAAAATTATGGAAATTAA